One genomic window of Cololabis saira isolate AMF1-May2022 chromosome 3, fColSai1.1, whole genome shotgun sequence includes the following:
- the LOC133440395 gene encoding zinc finger protein 862-like isoform X1, giving the protein MPPEDSGVTKSSSTIEDLEQNETRRICFIKSDKPRTTREVSDMAKQANLKSFFLKRKSSNGEGDDESISKRLSEEMETTTDDALAPAQKKPKCRGFRLEWKDKYPWLRCDIIDGSEKMFCSHCEKSGRKNGFTKGSTNMRMSSLVEHSRCNDHVSAVTLSAQRAAMEGHCERAKETSNKKLCSQLKVVFYMAKKDIACHQYEGLTELLGAVPEAPDFVTGDGIYRHSGPVDDMEKALESVVMKQLDEKLKGSDFIGVIIDETVNITVNKKLIIYVKMEVQGRAETRLLGNYDVQSGTAQCIFNKLVEVLRERDVELSRVIALGSDGASVMMGKRNGVGALLKRESAFSIQVHCIAHRVALAAQDAAKSVDQIGAYKRTVASVYSFYKHSASRTNRLRQLTAALSDEDMTSLMQPCAVRWLSLHKAVESIKSNWPALVMELNEEAVGGNAPAQGILGQIQPYSFIALTHTLADVLPVMTKLNLVFQKEDVNLATIRPMVQASVAALTQLRDAPGPEEERFQADCQDDMYREVKVTHASDRAVQAFRKARAHYIQHLIDALHDRFPEDSLDLLNCLDVLLNPSRYPGTHSALQEYAETAIQTITDRFGKGMISEDESAAATAPLIDATSARRDAVAVMTALRGYGGLNFSMACEVLIRDFGEIYPEWAQLAKIACVIPVSSVPAERGFSLQNRIKTAQRSRLGEEKVTRLMRIASCAETLGSFDFNSAAAHFSAAKMRKK; this is encoded by the exons AGGTCTCTGATATGGCGAAACAGGCAAATCTTAAAAGCTTTTTTCTTAAACGAAAAAGCTCTAATGGCGAGGGTGATGATGAGTCTATTTCTAAAAGGCTATCTGAAGAGATGGAGACTACTACAGATGATGCTCTGGCCCCCGCCCAAAAGAAACCGAAATGTCGGGGGTTCCGACTTGAATGGAAAGACAAATATCCCTGGCTGAGGTGCGACATCATCGATGGATCCGAAAAAATGTTTTGCTCACACTGCGAGAAGTCGGGGAGGAAGAATGGATTCACCAAAGGATCAACAAACATGAGAATGTCATCTCTCGTTGAGCACAGTCGGTGCAATGATCATGTTTCGGCGGTCACTTTATCCGCACAGCGAGCAGCAATGGAAGGCCACTGTGAGAGGGCAAAAGAAACCTCAAACAAGAAGCTGTGCTCTCAGCTAAAAGTTGTATTTTACATGGCCAAAAAAGACATCGCATGTCACCAGTATGAGGGATTGACTGAGCTACTTGGAGCAGTTCCAGAGGCTCCAGATTTTGTGACAGGTGACGGCATTTACCGGCACAGCGGCCCCGTTGATGACATGGAAAAGGCACTGGAAAGCGTTGTGATGAAGCAGCTAGATGAAAAGCTAAAGGGTAGTGACTTCATAGGAGTTATTATTGATGAGACGGTAAATATCACCGTGAACAAGAAGCTGATCATATACGTCAAAATGGAAGTACAAGGGAGAGCTGAGACACGTTTGCTGGGGAATTATGATGTGCAGTCCGGGACTGCACAGTGTATATTCAACAAACTGGTTGAAGTGCTCCGCGAGCGGGATGTGGAGCTTTCCCGCGTCATTGCCCTGGGCTCAGACGGAGCAAGTGTAATGATGGGAAAGCGTAATGGAGTTGGTGCTCTTCTGAAGAGAGAGAGTGCGTTTTCCATTCAGGTGCACTGTATTGCACACCGTGTGGCGCTGGCCGCGCAAGATGCGGCCAAATCTGTGGACCAGATAGGGGCCTACAAGCGCACAGTTGCTTCTGTGTACTCCTTTTACAAGCACTCAGCCAGCAGGACCAATCGCCTCCGTCAACTGACAGCAGCTCTCAGCGATGAAGACATGACAAGCCTGATGCAGCCGTGCGCTGTCCGCTGGCTGTCTTTGCACAAGGCAGTGGAAAGTATCAAAAGTAACTGGCCTGCTTTAGTGATGGAGCTAAATGAAGAGGCTGTGGGAGGAAATGCCCCAGCCCAAGGTATTCTTGGTCAAATCCAGCCATACAGCTTCATCGCCTTGACTCATACCCTGGCTGATGTGTTACCTGTGATGACCAAACTGAATTTGGTTTTCCAAAAAGAAGAtgtaaatcttgccacaattaGACCAATGGTTCAAGCATCAGTTGCGGCACTAACACAGTTACGCGATGCCCCAGGTCCAGAAGAAGAGCGGTTTCAGGCGGATTGCCAAGACGACATGTACAGGGAAGTGAAAGTGACACATGCAAGTGACCGGGCCGTTCAGGCTTTCAGAAAAGCCAGAGCACACTATATCCAGCATCTAATAGATGCTTTACATGACCGATTCCCTGAAGATTCACTGGATCTACTTAACTGCCTTGATGTCCTTCTGAACCCCTCCCGATATCCAGGGACACACAGTG CGCTCCAGGAGTATGCTGAAACAGCCATCCAAACCATCACTGATCGCTTTGGAAAAGGAATGATCAGTGAGGACGAGTCGGCTGCAGCCACAGCTCCACTCATTGATGCCACAAGTGCGCGCAGAGATGCCGTCGCTGTAATGACAGCGCTCCGCGGTTATGGAGGCTTGAACTTTTCAATGGCATGTGAAGTTCTGATCAGGGATTTCGGTGAAATCTACCCCGAGTGGGCTCAACTGGCCAAGATAGCCTGCGTGATCCCTGTCTCCAGTGTGCCAGCAGAGAGAGGTTTCTCTCTGCAGAACCGCATCAAAACAGCGCAGCGGAGTCGCCTGGGGGAGGAGAAAGTCACAAGACTGATGCGCATTGCAAGCTGTGCAGAGACACTTGGATCTTTTGATTTtaattctgcagctgctcacttCAGTGCTGCAAAAATGCGCAAAAAGTAG
- the LOC133440395 gene encoding zinc finger protein 862-like isoform X2 produces the protein MPPEDSGVTKSSSTIEDLEQNETRRICFIKSDKPRTTREVSDMAKQANLKSFFLKRKSSNGEGDDESISKRLSEEMETTTDDALAPAQKKPKCRGFRLEWKDKYPWLRCDIIDGSEKMFCSHCEKSGRKNGFTKGSTNMRMSSLVEHSRCNDHVSAVTLSAQRAAMEGHCERAKETSNKKLCSQLKVVFYMAKKDIACHQYEGLTELLGAVPEAPDFVTGDGIYRHSGPVDDMEKALESVVMKQLDEKLKGSDFIGVIIDETVNITVNKKLIIYVKMEVQGRAETRLLGNYDVQSGTAQCIFNKLVEVLRERDVELSRVIALGSDGASVMMGKRNGVGALLKRESAFSIQVHCIAHRVALAAQDAAKSVDQIGAYKRTVASVYSFYKHSASRTNRLRQLTAALSDEDMTSLMQPCAVRWLSLHKAVESIKSNWPALVMELNEEAVGGNAPAQGILGQIQPYSFIALTHTLADVLPVMTKLNLVFQKEDVNLATIRPMVQASVAALTQLRDAPGPEEERFQADCQDDMYREVKVTHASDRAVQAFRKARAHYIQHLIDALHDRFPEDSLDLLNCLDVLLNPSRYPGTHSGVC, from the exons AGGTCTCTGATATGGCGAAACAGGCAAATCTTAAAAGCTTTTTTCTTAAACGAAAAAGCTCTAATGGCGAGGGTGATGATGAGTCTATTTCTAAAAGGCTATCTGAAGAGATGGAGACTACTACAGATGATGCTCTGGCCCCCGCCCAAAAGAAACCGAAATGTCGGGGGTTCCGACTTGAATGGAAAGACAAATATCCCTGGCTGAGGTGCGACATCATCGATGGATCCGAAAAAATGTTTTGCTCACACTGCGAGAAGTCGGGGAGGAAGAATGGATTCACCAAAGGATCAACAAACATGAGAATGTCATCTCTCGTTGAGCACAGTCGGTGCAATGATCATGTTTCGGCGGTCACTTTATCCGCACAGCGAGCAGCAATGGAAGGCCACTGTGAGAGGGCAAAAGAAACCTCAAACAAGAAGCTGTGCTCTCAGCTAAAAGTTGTATTTTACATGGCCAAAAAAGACATCGCATGTCACCAGTATGAGGGATTGACTGAGCTACTTGGAGCAGTTCCAGAGGCTCCAGATTTTGTGACAGGTGACGGCATTTACCGGCACAGCGGCCCCGTTGATGACATGGAAAAGGCACTGGAAAGCGTTGTGATGAAGCAGCTAGATGAAAAGCTAAAGGGTAGTGACTTCATAGGAGTTATTATTGATGAGACGGTAAATATCACCGTGAACAAGAAGCTGATCATATACGTCAAAATGGAAGTACAAGGGAGAGCTGAGACACGTTTGCTGGGGAATTATGATGTGCAGTCCGGGACTGCACAGTGTATATTCAACAAACTGGTTGAAGTGCTCCGCGAGCGGGATGTGGAGCTTTCCCGCGTCATTGCCCTGGGCTCAGACGGAGCAAGTGTAATGATGGGAAAGCGTAATGGAGTTGGTGCTCTTCTGAAGAGAGAGAGTGCGTTTTCCATTCAGGTGCACTGTATTGCACACCGTGTGGCGCTGGCCGCGCAAGATGCGGCCAAATCTGTGGACCAGATAGGGGCCTACAAGCGCACAGTTGCTTCTGTGTACTCCTTTTACAAGCACTCAGCCAGCAGGACCAATCGCCTCCGTCAACTGACAGCAGCTCTCAGCGATGAAGACATGACAAGCCTGATGCAGCCGTGCGCTGTCCGCTGGCTGTCTTTGCACAAGGCAGTGGAAAGTATCAAAAGTAACTGGCCTGCTTTAGTGATGGAGCTAAATGAAGAGGCTGTGGGAGGAAATGCCCCAGCCCAAGGTATTCTTGGTCAAATCCAGCCATACAGCTTCATCGCCTTGACTCATACCCTGGCTGATGTGTTACCTGTGATGACCAAACTGAATTTGGTTTTCCAAAAAGAAGAtgtaaatcttgccacaattaGACCAATGGTTCAAGCATCAGTTGCGGCACTAACACAGTTACGCGATGCCCCAGGTCCAGAAGAAGAGCGGTTTCAGGCGGATTGCCAAGACGACATGTACAGGGAAGTGAAAGTGACACATGCAAGTGACCGGGCCGTTCAGGCTTTCAGAAAAGCCAGAGCACACTATATCCAGCATCTAATAGATGCTTTACATGACCGATTCCCTGAAGATTCACTGGATCTACTTAACTGCCTTGATGTCCTTCTGAACCCCTCCCGATATCCAGGGACACACAGTG GAGTATGCTGA
- the LOC133440445 gene encoding gastrula zinc finger protein XlCGF49.1-like: protein MRRHGDHEDAAVPSDSNCKSKLTRTHTGKKVFSCSTCMKEFSKSRNLMDHLKIHTGERPYLCNTCGKTFTKSTHLKRHITTHTGEKPYICKTCGKSYRQNFDLVVHSRIHTGERPYLCNTCGKTFTKSSNLKSHITMHTGEKPYICKTCGKSYRLRSTLVIHSRIHTGEKPYLCNTCNKTFTRLSELKIHITTHMGEKPYLCKTCKKGFSRRIDLLSHMKDHPEEKSGDS from the coding sequence atgagacgacacggtgaccacgaagatgctgctgttccgtcagacagcaactgtaaatcaaagctgaccaggacccacacggggaagaaggtattttcttgcagcacttgcatgaaagagttcagtaaaagtcgtaatttaatggatcacttgaagatccacactggtgaaaggccgtacctgtgcaacacctgtggaAAAACTTTTACTAAATCAAcacatcttaaacgccacataaccacgcacacgggcgagaagccctacatctgcaaaacatgtggaaaaagttacaggcaaaatttcgacctggtggttcactcgaggatccacactggcgaaaggccgtacctttgcaacacctgtggaaaaacctttaccaaatcatcaaatcttaaaagccacataaccatgcacacgggcgagaagccctacatctgcaaaacatgtggaaaaagttacaggctacgttccaccctggtgattcactcgaggatccacaccggtgaaaagccgtacctgtgcaacacctgcaacaaaacctttactagattATCAGAACTTAAAAttcacataaccacacacatgGGCGAGAAGCcatatttgtgcaagacgtgcaaaaaaggttttagccgtagaattgatttgctgagtcacatgaaagatcacccggaggagaagtctggtgactcgtga
- the LOC133440433 gene encoding zinc finger protein 239-like, which yields MRRHSDHEDAGVPSDSNCKSKLIRTHAGKKAFSCSTCRKEFSKSSILMDHMKIHTGKRQYLCNTCGKSFRKSSTFKKHKIIHTGEKPYICKTCGKSYTEHSTLIIHSRTHTGERPYLCNTCGKTFTKSSNLKRHITTHTGEKPYICKTCGKSYRLHSTLLTHSRTHTGERPYLCNTCGKTFTTLSALKRHITTHTGEKPYICKTCGKSYRQVSHLAVHSRIHTGERPYLCNTCRKTFTKSSHLKRHITTHTGEKRYLCKTCNKGFSRRFDLLSHMKNHPEEKSGDS from the coding sequence aTGAGACGACAcagtgaccacgaagatgctggtgtcccgtcagacagcaactgtaaatcaaagttgATCAGGACCCACGCGGGGAAGAAGgcattttcttgcagcacttgcaggaaagagttcagtaaaagtagtattttaatggatcacatgaagatccacactggcaaAAGGcagtacctgtgcaacacctgcggaaaatcgtttagAAAGTCATCAACGTTCAAGAAGCATAAAATtatccacacgggcgagaagccctacatctgcaaaacatgtggaaaaagttacacagaacATTCCACCCTGAttattcactcgaggacccacactggtgaaaggccgtacctgtgcaacacctgcggaaaaacctttactaaatcatcaaatcttaaacgccacataaccacgcacacgggcgagaagccctatatctgcaaaacatgtggaaaaagttacaggctacatTCCACCCTGCTGACTCACTCAAggacccacactggcgaaaggccgtacctttgcaacacctgcggaaaaacctttactacaTTATCagctcttaaacggcacataaccacgcacacgggcgagaagccctacatctgcaaaacatgtggaaaaagttacaggcaagTTTCCCACCTGgcggttcactcgaggatccacaccggtgaaaggccgtacctgtgcaacacctgcaggaaaacctttactaaatcatcacatcttaaacggcacataaccacgcacacgggcgagaagcggtatttgtgcaagacgtgcaacaaaggttttagccgcagatttgatttgctgagtcacatgaaaaatcacccggaggagaagtctggtgactcgtga
- the LOC133440424 gene encoding zinc finger protein 239-like: MKHEDVEVEVSLVNVADVKVENGEPGPNCVQLLLHTSPEAQNKDEEGTESLRSDSSKTADPEPMRRHGDHQDAAVPSDSNCKSKMTRTHTGKKAFSCSTCRKEFSRKSILIEHMKIHTGERPYLCNTCGKSFRQSSTLKNHKMIHTGEKPYLCNTCGKSFRNSATLKEHKMIHTGKKAYICKICGKSYRQRTSLVVHSRTHTGEKPYLCNICRKTFTNLSYLKRHITKHTGEKPYICKTCGKSYTERSNLVIHSRNHTGERPYLCNTCGKTFTKSSVLKRHITTHTGEKPYLCKTCNKGFSRRIYLLSHMKNHPEEKSGDS; this comes from the coding sequence atgaagcacgaggacgtagaggtggaagtctcattggtcaatgtcgctgatgtgaaagttgaaaatggtgaaccaggaccaaactgtgtccagctgctgttgcacacttctcctgaagctcaaaacaaagatgaggaaggaactgaaagtttacgctcagactccagtaaaactgcagatccggaaccaatgagacgacacggtgaccaccaagatgctgctgtcccgtcagacagcaactgtaaatcaaagatgaccaggacccacacggggaagaaggcgttttcttgcagcacttgcaggaaagagttcagtagaAAGAGTATTTTAATAGAACatatgaagatccacactggcgaaaggccgtacctgtgcaatacctgcggaaaatcgtttagACAATCATCAACGCTCAAGAACCATAAAATgatccacacgggcgagaagccgtacctgtgcaacacctgcggaaaatcgtttagAAACTCAGCAACGCTCAAGGAACATAAAATGATCCACACGGGCAAGAAGgcctacatctgcaaaatatgtggaaaaagttacaggcaacGTACCagcctggtggttcactcgaggacccacaccggcgaaaagccgtacctgtgcaacatctgcagaaaaacctttactaatttatcgtatcttaaacggcacataaccaagcacacgggcgagaagccctacatctgcaaaacatgtggaaaaagttacacagaacgttccaacctggtgattcactcgaggaaccacaccggcgaaaggccgtacctgtgcaacacctgcggaaaaacctttactaaatcatcagttcttaaacggcacataaccacgcacacgggcgagaagccgtatttgtgcaagacgtgcaacaaaggttttagccgcagaatttatttgctgagtcacatgaaaaatcacccggaggagaagtctggtgactcgtga